Proteins encoded in a region of the Pseudomonas putida genome:
- a CDS encoding sulfurtransferase, protein MPLAQLITPQQLAERLDSPKLVILDCRFALEDVDYGQRSYAQGHIAGAHFADLDRDLSGPVSKGRTGRHPLPDAQRLVARLREWGLDNDSEVVLYDDGPGAFAARAWWLLAWLGKRSGVAILDGGLKAWHAAHLPLSLDPAPKREGTFSGEPDAKLLIDAEHLGKRLGSTDLTLIDARALPRFRGEVEPIDPVAGHIPGALCAAFTDNLGADGRFLPADQLKQRFAEKLAGRAPEQLVSYCGSGVTACHNLFAMALAGYPLGKLYAGSWSEWINDPKHGVATGE, encoded by the coding sequence ATGCCCCTTGCGCAATTGATCACCCCGCAGCAGTTGGCCGAGCGTCTGGACTCGCCCAAGTTGGTGATCCTCGACTGCCGCTTTGCCCTCGAAGATGTGGACTATGGCCAACGCAGCTATGCCCAGGGGCATATTGCCGGGGCGCATTTTGCCGACCTGGACCGCGACCTCAGCGGGCCGGTGAGCAAAGGGCGTACCGGGCGCCACCCCTTGCCCGATGCGCAGCGGCTGGTCGCGCGCCTGCGTGAGTGGGGGCTGGACAATGACAGCGAGGTGGTGCTGTACGACGACGGCCCTGGCGCTTTTGCTGCCCGTGCGTGGTGGCTGCTGGCCTGGCTGGGCAAGCGCAGTGGTGTGGCGATCCTCGACGGTGGCTTGAAGGCCTGGCATGCGGCGCACCTGCCGCTGAGCCTGGACCCTGCGCCCAAGCGTGAAGGCACCTTCAGTGGTGAACCTGACGCGAAACTGTTGATCGATGCCGAGCACCTGGGCAAGCGCCTGGGCAGTACCGACCTGACCTTGATCGATGCGCGTGCGTTACCGCGTTTTCGCGGCGAGGTGGAACCGATCGACCCGGTGGCAGGGCATATTCCCGGGGCCCTGTGCGCAGCGTTTACCGACAACCTGGGGGCTGATGGGCGCTTTTTGCCGGCGGACCAGCTCAAGCAGCGCTTTGCCGAAAAGCTCGCTGGGCGGGCACCGGAGCAGTTGGTGTCTTACTGCGGGTCTGGGGTAACGGCTTGCCATAACCTGTTTGCGATGGCATTGGCGGGGTACCCGCTGGGCAAGCTGTACGCCGGGTCGTGGAGCGAGTGGATCAATGATCCTAAGCATGGTGTAGCCACCGGCGAGTAA
- a CDS encoding M16 family metallopeptidase, producing the protein MTERPSPPLPASSVSAFTLANGLRVYLREDHRAPLVSAQLWYHVGSSYEPEGHTGLSHALEHLLFEGSSKLAAGQYSALMTLLGGEPNAFTGAEATVFPLTLPASRLEIALEAMADIMASATLSASPFARELAVVMAERREDVDNNPLALAMEHHLLLAYGNNGYGTPVIGHATDLGHMTLAAARTWYQTWYHPNNATLAVAGNVTLPQLQTLVARHFAAIPAHRLPVQQVPTTPSGQVRRCQTLHLQGLNTAVIISFNLPSQCTASSSSQAYALRLLPEMLAQGYASILQRNLVLNEPLLQSLTSRYEPWRRGDSLLTLYAFCSPQVTPEAAAERLTLEIETFRQSVPATADLKRAKARLIARQVFERDDIAKQAHFIGMQATCGLDPVALEDERQAIEAVTAEQVAETAHAFLTEARTAITFMHHKESADE; encoded by the coding sequence ATGACCGAACGCCCCTCCCCACCCTTGCCGGCAAGCTCGGTAAGTGCGTTCACCCTTGCCAATGGCCTGCGCGTCTATCTACGCGAAGACCACCGCGCGCCGCTGGTCAGCGCGCAGTTGTGGTATCACGTCGGCTCCAGCTACGAGCCAGAAGGCCACACTGGCCTTTCCCATGCCCTGGAGCACTTGCTGTTCGAGGGCAGCAGCAAACTGGCTGCTGGCCAGTATTCAGCCCTGATGACCCTTTTGGGAGGAGAGCCGAATGCGTTCACCGGCGCCGAGGCTACCGTCTTTCCACTGACACTGCCTGCCAGTCGCCTGGAAATCGCCCTGGAGGCAATGGCCGACATCATGGCCAGCGCCACGCTCAGCGCTTCTCCTTTCGCTCGAGAGCTGGCAGTGGTCATGGCAGAACGACGAGAGGATGTCGACAACAACCCTTTGGCACTGGCAATGGAACATCACCTGTTGCTGGCCTATGGCAACAACGGTTATGGCACCCCGGTGATCGGCCACGCTACCGATCTCGGCCATATGACCCTGGCTGCCGCACGCACCTGGTACCAAACCTGGTACCACCCCAACAATGCTACGCTCGCGGTGGCCGGCAACGTTACCCTGCCACAGCTGCAAACGCTGGTGGCGCGGCACTTTGCAGCGATCCCCGCTCATCGCCTGCCTGTACAGCAAGTACCTACTACGCCCTCTGGGCAGGTCCGGCGCTGCCAGACCCTGCATTTGCAAGGTCTGAACACGGCCGTGATCATCAGTTTCAACCTCCCCAGCCAATGCACCGCCAGCTCTAGCAGCCAAGCCTATGCACTGCGTTTGCTTCCCGAAATGCTTGCCCAAGGCTATGCCAGCATCCTGCAGCGCAACCTGGTGCTGAATGAACCGCTTCTGCAAAGTTTGACGTCGAGATATGAACCCTGGCGGCGCGGTGACAGCCTGTTGACCCTTTACGCGTTCTGCAGCCCGCAGGTAACGCCGGAGGCCGCCGCCGAAAGGCTTACGCTCGAAATCGAAACGTTCCGCCAGTCGGTGCCGGCCACCGCAGACCTCAAGCGCGCCAAAGCGCGCTTGATAGCCCGGCAGGTGTTCGAACGCGATGACATCGCAAAACAGGCACATTTCATTGGCATGCAGGCCACCTGCGGCCTGGACCCGGTTGCGCTGGAGGATGAGCGTCAAGCCATCGAAGCCGTGACAGCCGAGCAGGTCGCAGAGACCGCGCATGCATTCCTCACCGAGGCGCGCACAGCAATCACCTTCATGCATCACAAGGAAAGTGCCGATGAATAA
- a CDS encoding coniferyl aldehyde dehydrogenase, with the protein MTSPIALPAVYSDTNLDATFAAQRKAFAGNPMPPAAQRRQWLKSLCEALLADQQQLIKAIDADFGGRSADETLLAELLPSVQGIRHAERHLRRWMRPAKRAVGLAFQPASARVLYQPLGVVGIIVPWNYPLFLAIGPLTCALAAGNRVMLKLSEATPATGLALKALLQRVFPEDLVSVVLGEVEVGQAFARLPFDHLLFTGATSIGRQVMLAAAQNLTPVTLELGGKSPAIVSANVPLEVAAERIAFGKTLNAGQTCVAPDYVLVPRERLNDFVDAYRNVVRRMYPRIADNPDYSAIINPRQLQRLEHLLDDARSKGAQVVDLYPDEPRQGRRLPPHLLTKVNDSMQVMQDEIFGPLLPLVPYSTLDDALAYINQRPRPLALYYFGYDRSEQQHVLQYSHSGGVCLNDTLLHVAQDDLPFGGIGPSGMGHYHGHEGFLTFSKAKAVLAKQRLNAARLIYPPYGKALQRLVYKLFIR; encoded by the coding sequence TTGACCTCGCCCATTGCCTTGCCTGCTGTGTATTCCGACACCAACCTCGACGCCACGTTCGCCGCCCAGCGCAAGGCCTTTGCCGGCAACCCCATGCCCCCTGCGGCGCAGCGGCGGCAGTGGCTGAAAAGCCTTTGCGAAGCGCTGCTTGCAGACCAACAGCAGTTGATCAAGGCGATCGATGCCGACTTCGGCGGGCGCAGTGCCGATGAGACCTTGCTGGCCGAGTTACTACCGTCGGTGCAAGGCATCCGTCACGCCGAACGCCACCTGCGGCGCTGGATGCGCCCGGCCAAGCGGGCTGTGGGCCTGGCGTTCCAACCGGCCAGCGCGCGGGTGCTGTACCAGCCCTTGGGCGTGGTTGGCATCATCGTGCCGTGGAACTACCCGTTGTTCCTCGCCATCGGCCCACTGACCTGCGCCCTTGCCGCCGGCAACCGGGTCATGCTCAAGCTTAGCGAAGCGACCCCGGCCACTGGCCTGGCCCTTAAAGCACTGCTGCAACGGGTATTCCCCGAGGACCTGGTCAGCGTGGTCCTTGGCGAAGTCGAAGTGGGCCAGGCGTTCGCTCGCCTGCCCTTCGATCACCTGCTGTTCACCGGCGCCACCAGCATCGGCCGCCAGGTCATGCTGGCTGCCGCACAAAACCTGACGCCGGTGACTCTGGAACTGGGCGGCAAGTCTCCCGCCATCGTTTCGGCCAATGTACCGCTGGAGGTTGCCGCCGAGCGCATTGCCTTCGGCAAGACGCTCAACGCCGGCCAGACCTGCGTCGCCCCCGACTACGTGCTGGTGCCACGCGAGCGTCTGAACGATTTCGTCGATGCCTACCGCAACGTCGTAAGGCGCATGTACCCACGCATCGCCGACAACCCAGACTACAGCGCCATCATCAACCCACGGCAGCTCCAGCGCCTGGAGCATCTGCTGGATGATGCTCGCAGCAAGGGGGCGCAGGTGGTGGACCTGTACCCCGACGAACCGCGCCAAGGCCGACGCCTGCCGCCACACCTGCTGACCAAGGTGAACGACAGCATGCAGGTGATGCAGGATGAAATCTTCGGCCCGCTGCTGCCGCTGGTGCCTTATTCCACCCTCGATGACGCGCTCGCCTACATCAACCAGCGCCCGCGACCACTGGCGCTGTACTACTTCGGCTACGATCGCAGCGAACAGCAGCATGTCCTGCAGTACAGCCATTCCGGTGGCGTATGCCTGAACGACACCTTGTTGCACGTGGCGCAGGACGACCTGCCATTCGGCGGCATCGGCCCTTCAGGCATGGGCCATTACCACGGCCATGAAGGCTTCCTGACCTTCAGCAAAGCCAAGGCGGTACTGGCCAAACAACGCCTCAACGCCGCCCGGCTGATCTACCCGCCTTATGGCAAAGCCTTGCAGCGCCTGGTCTACAAGCTTTTCATCCGCTGA
- a CDS encoding TetR/AcrR family transcriptional regulator: MAPRMKTRERIVQNSLELFNLQGERSVSTNHIAAHMEISPGNLYYHFPNKQAIIALLFSQYEALVDSFLRPPQGRAATVEDKRFYLKALLAAMWNYRFLHRDLEHLLDSDAELAARYRRFSERCLRQGQAIYRGFVEAGILAMAPAQIESLTINAWIVLTSWVRFLSTTREHSAHLGEEAFKRGVYQVLVLELGFVTDSARTAVDALCQEFHVPFNQALEH; this comes from the coding sequence ATGGCCCCGCGCATGAAGACCCGAGAGCGCATCGTGCAGAACAGCCTGGAGCTGTTCAACCTGCAGGGCGAACGCAGCGTCAGTACCAACCACATCGCCGCGCACATGGAAATCTCGCCCGGCAACCTGTATTACCACTTCCCCAACAAGCAGGCGATCATTGCCCTGTTGTTCAGCCAGTACGAAGCGCTGGTGGACAGCTTCCTGCGCCCGCCGCAAGGGCGCGCGGCCACCGTGGAGGACAAGCGCTTCTACCTCAAGGCCTTGCTGGCGGCGATGTGGAACTACCGCTTCCTGCACCGAGACCTTGAGCACCTGCTGGACAGCGATGCCGAACTGGCCGCCCGTTATCGGCGTTTTTCCGAGCGCTGCCTGCGCCAGGGCCAGGCGATCTACCGCGGTTTCGTCGAGGCGGGCATCCTGGCCATGGCGCCGGCGCAGATCGAATCGCTGACCATCAACGCCTGGATCGTGCTGACATCGTGGGTCCGTTTTCTCAGCACCACGCGTGAACATTCCGCGCACCTGGGTGAAGAAGCCTTCAAGCGCGGCGTTTATCAGGTGCTGGTGCTGGAACTCGGCTTCGTCACTGACAGCGCCCGCACTGCCGTGGACGCGCTGTGCCAGGAATTCCATGTACCGTTCAACCAGGCCCTGGAGCATTAG
- a CDS encoding twin-arginine translocation pathway signal protein translates to MQRRDLLRLSLGASAFLASASLIGCSAQTAATGYQALRDDDLPLLRALIPVVLAGAQATETLVLRSLDHKLAALSPEMLKLTRQLFDVLSLPLTRGPLTGIWGSWGQADPRQVTAFLQRWQDSSLNLLRMGHASLLQLLQMAWYERPESWAACGYPGPPKI, encoded by the coding sequence ATGCAACGCCGCGACCTGCTGCGCTTGAGCCTTGGCGCCAGCGCCTTTCTGGCAAGCGCCAGCCTGATTGGCTGTAGCGCGCAAACAGCCGCGACCGGCTATCAAGCCCTGCGCGACGATGACCTGCCACTGCTGCGTGCGCTGATCCCTGTGGTACTGGCCGGTGCACAAGCCACCGAGACGCTGGTGTTGCGTAGCCTCGACCACAAGCTGGCGGCGCTGTCGCCGGAAATGCTCAAGCTGACCCGGCAATTGTTCGACGTACTCAGCCTGCCGCTGACTCGCGGCCCGCTGACCGGTATCTGGGGCAGTTGGGGGCAAGCTGACCCCCGGCAGGTCACAGCCTTCCTGCAGCGCTGGCAGGACAGCTCGCTGAACCTGCTGCGCATGGGGCACGCCTCGTTGCTGCAACTGCTGCAGATGGCCTGGTACGAACGCCCCGAATCCTGGGCCGCCTGCGGTTACCCAGGGCCACCGAAAATCTGA
- a CDS encoding hydrolase has translation MPSLSATFRPAIGLSNPHLQTLWGPLWRKLPELQRNRERLWLADGDFIDLDWHGPHQPHAPLVLVLHGLTGSSHSPYVKGLQQALQGRGWASVAVNWRGCSGEPNLLPRSYHSGASEDLAEIISHLRAQRPLAPLYAVGYSLGGNVLLKYLGESGVASQLEAAVAVSVPFRLDHCADRIGQGFSKVYQAHFMREMRAYVQLKQRHFHDQGQHERLAALERLGQLTHLRTFWDFDGKVTAPLNGFRDAHDYYRRSSSHYFLGQNRTPTLIIHSSDDPFVSGHSLPTARELAPQSRFELHSRGGHVGFVDGSLRNPGYYLERRIPQWLVGGQ, from the coding sequence ATGCCCAGCCTCAGCGCCACCTTCCGTCCGGCCATCGGCCTGTCCAATCCCCACCTGCAAACGCTGTGGGGGCCACTGTGGCGCAAGCTGCCTGAACTACAGCGCAACCGCGAGCGGCTGTGGCTGGCCGACGGCGACTTCATCGACCTGGACTGGCACGGCCCGCACCAGCCCCATGCGCCACTGGTGCTCGTGCTGCATGGGTTGACCGGCTCGTCTCACTCGCCTTACGTGAAAGGCTTGCAGCAAGCGTTGCAAGGTCGCGGCTGGGCCAGCGTGGCGGTGAACTGGCGTGGTTGCTCAGGCGAGCCCAACCTGTTGCCGCGCAGCTACCATTCCGGCGCCAGCGAAGACCTGGCGGAAATCATCAGCCACCTGCGCGCCCAACGCCCGTTGGCACCGCTGTATGCGGTGGGTTACTCGCTGGGTGGCAACGTACTTTTGAAATACCTGGGCGAGAGCGGCGTTGCCAGCCAACTGGAAGCCGCGGTTGCAGTGTCGGTGCCATTTCGCCTGGACCACTGCGCCGACCGTATCGGCCAGGGGTTCTCCAAGGTGTATCAGGCGCATTTCATGCGCGAAATGCGGGCCTATGTTCAGCTCAAGCAGCGGCACTTCCACGACCAGGGCCAGCATGAGCGGCTGGCGGCACTGGAACGCCTGGGCCAACTGACCCACTTGCGCACATTCTGGGACTTCGACGGCAAAGTCACGGCACCGCTCAACGGCTTTCGCGACGCGCATGACTACTATCGCCGTTCATCGAGTCACTATTTCCTTGGCCAGAACCGCACGCCAACGCTGATCATCCATTCAAGCGACGACCCATTCGTGTCCGGCCATAGCCTGCCAACCGCCCGTGAACTGGCACCACAGAGCCGATTCGAACTGCACAGCCGCGGTGGCCATGTGGGCTTTGTCGATGGCAGCCTGCGAAATCCGGGGTACTACCTGGAGCGGCGGATTCCGCAATGGCTGGTGGGCGGCCAATAA
- a CDS encoding M16 family metallopeptidase — protein sequence MNNSDAGAQQLAAANSIPGNLVSAQGLDLEQFESLQTPVHAWTTEGGAGVKFVEARGLPIVDIILRFKAGTAQDTVQPGLAALTLYMLDEGSQHFTATEQADQLERLGAIVDKQVRLEHATLSLRSLSASALLEPALELLIDLVACPTFPPSALENMKQQLILNNATRERQPSFRMISEAYRHLFHSHPYGNPLGSTREGIEGIAPADLKRFHQRGYCASNLEMVVVGDLSLAHAQAISQRISQALPQGWSATELPIVPPATRAAINVEQSGTSSAVLLALPMNVPANEPEYPALVLASEVLGAGIESRLMRELRQRRGLTYGIATDVKPMSAGGLFTITWEIAPMYVESSARLVEAVLSDFIEQGPTQAELQLARIKLAGQLLRAVAQNESMAALLTVITDQRQPADHLDTYVERLRALTPADVCAVMRRRLHLAEKVLVSVGPSADQQPLPDLDQ from the coding sequence ATGAATAATTCAGACGCAGGGGCGCAGCAGCTCGCTGCAGCCAACAGCATTCCTGGCAACCTGGTCTCAGCCCAAGGGCTTGACCTGGAACAGTTCGAATCCCTTCAAACGCCTGTGCATGCCTGGACCACCGAAGGCGGTGCAGGGGTGAAATTCGTCGAGGCCCGCGGGCTGCCGATCGTGGACATCATTTTGCGGTTCAAGGCCGGCACGGCCCAGGACACCGTGCAACCCGGCTTGGCGGCCCTGACGTTGTACATGCTCGATGAGGGTAGCCAGCATTTCACCGCCACCGAGCAGGCCGATCAGCTAGAGCGCCTGGGCGCGATCGTGGACAAGCAGGTACGCCTGGAGCACGCGACCCTGAGCCTGCGTAGCCTCAGCGCGAGCGCGCTGCTCGAGCCGGCGTTGGAGCTGCTCATTGACCTTGTCGCATGCCCCACGTTCCCGCCTTCGGCCCTGGAGAACATGAAGCAGCAACTGATCCTGAACAACGCAACTCGCGAGCGACAGCCCTCTTTCAGAATGATAAGCGAGGCCTACCGGCATTTGTTCCACAGCCACCCCTACGGCAACCCACTCGGGAGCACCCGCGAAGGTATCGAAGGCATCGCCCCTGCCGACTTGAAGCGTTTTCATCAGCGTGGTTATTGCGCCAGCAACCTGGAGATGGTGGTGGTTGGGGACCTTTCCCTGGCGCACGCCCAAGCAATTTCACAACGCATCAGCCAGGCATTGCCCCAAGGCTGGAGCGCCACTGAACTCCCCATCGTTCCACCAGCGACCCGTGCAGCGATCAACGTCGAGCAGTCCGGTACCAGCAGTGCCGTCCTGCTTGCGCTACCCATGAATGTGCCAGCCAATGAGCCAGAGTACCCGGCCTTGGTGTTGGCCAGCGAAGTGCTGGGAGCCGGTATCGAATCTCGCTTGATGAGGGAACTGCGCCAACGTCGCGGCTTGACCTACGGCATCGCTACCGATGTGAAACCCATGAGTGCTGGCGGCCTGTTCACCATCACCTGGGAAATTGCTCCGATGTATGTGGAAAGTTCTGCTCGTCTGGTTGAAGCCGTGCTAAGCGACTTCATCGAGCAAGGGCCAACCCAGGCCGAGCTGCAACTGGCACGGATAAAGTTGGCAGGGCAGTTATTGCGCGCTGTGGCGCAGAACGAGAGCATGGCAGCCTTGCTGACCGTCATAACCGATCAGCGCCAGCCCGCCGATCATCTCGACACCTACGTCGAACGTCTCCGCGCGCTGACACCGGCCGATGTCTGCGCCGTCATGCGGCGCAGGCTGCACCTGGCCGAAAAGGTACTGGTCAGTGTCGGCCCATCGGCCGACCAGCAGCCTCTGCCAGATCTCGACCAATAG
- a CDS encoding GMC family oxidoreductase N-terminal domain-containing protein, with protein sequence MPVPDPFRQGLERGWITHDASRLEHDLSLEADIAVIGSGAGGATSAQMLSAAGFKVLLIEEGPLKTSSDFHLLESEAYASLYQEGLGRMSKDGAITILQGRAVGGTTLVNWTSSFRTPPQTLTHWASAHGVSGLGEEDLRPWFERMEQELGITPWALPPNANNDVLRRGCEQLGYRWAVIPRNVRGCWNLGYCGMGCPVNAKQSMLVTRIPATLEQGGELLYLARAERFTHNGARVQSLTCQALDAQGIQPTGKQVSVRARHYLLAGGGINSPALLLRSAAPDPHGRLGKRTFLHLVNFSAARFSERIDPYYGAPQSIYSDHFQWQGGADGPVGYKLEVPPLHPALASTLLGGHGHENAQRMAELPHTHVMLALLRDGFHPESQGGAVELRGDGSPVLDYPVTDYLRDGLRRAYRSMAQVQFAAGAIQVTPVHSDASAASNLEQALAMIDTLRLEPFRTRLGSAHVMGGCALGEDPRQAVCDSLGRHHQLENLSIHDGSLFPTSIGANPQLSVYAISAKLSEALVARLAHSA encoded by the coding sequence ATGCCTGTACCCGACCCGTTTCGCCAAGGCCTCGAACGCGGCTGGATCACCCACGACGCCTCACGCCTGGAGCACGATCTGAGCCTGGAGGCCGACATTGCCGTGATCGGCAGTGGCGCCGGTGGTGCCACCAGCGCGCAGATGCTCAGTGCTGCCGGTTTCAAGGTACTGCTGATCGAAGAAGGCCCGCTGAAGACCAGCAGCGATTTCCACCTGCTGGAGAGCGAAGCCTACGCCAGCCTGTACCAGGAAGGCCTGGGGCGCATGAGCAAGGATGGCGCCATTACCATCCTGCAGGGCCGCGCCGTGGGCGGTACCACACTGGTGAACTGGACCTCGAGCTTTCGTACCCCGCCGCAAACCCTGACGCATTGGGCTTCGGCCCACGGCGTGAGCGGCTTGGGCGAGGAGGACCTGCGCCCCTGGTTCGAGCGCATGGAGCAGGAGCTGGGCATAACGCCCTGGGCTTTGCCGCCAAATGCCAATAATGACGTACTGCGCCGTGGCTGCGAACAGCTCGGCTACCGCTGGGCGGTGATCCCGCGCAATGTGCGCGGTTGCTGGAACCTGGGCTACTGCGGCATGGGCTGCCCGGTAAACGCCAAGCAATCGATGCTGGTAACCCGTATTCCTGCCACCCTCGAGCAAGGCGGTGAGCTGCTGTACCTGGCCCGGGCCGAGCGTTTCACGCACAACGGAGCGCGCGTCCAGAGCCTGACCTGCCAGGCCCTGGACGCCCAAGGCATACAGCCCACCGGCAAGCAGGTCAGCGTGCGGGCACGCCATTACCTGCTCGCCGGGGGTGGCATCAACAGCCCAGCCCTGCTGCTGCGCTCTGCCGCGCCCGACCCGCATGGCCGCCTGGGCAAGCGCACCTTCCTGCACCTGGTCAACTTCAGCGCGGCACGCTTCAGCGAGCGTATCGACCCCTACTATGGCGCCCCGCAGTCGATCTACAGCGACCACTTCCAGTGGCAAGGCGGTGCGGACGGCCCGGTTGGCTACAAGCTGGAAGTACCGCCGCTGCACCCGGCCCTGGCCAGCACCCTGCTGGGCGGGCACGGCCACGAGAATGCCCAGCGCATGGCCGAGCTGCCGCATACCCATGTGATGCTGGCGCTGCTGCGCGACGGCTTTCACCCCGAAAGCCAAGGTGGGGCGGTGGAACTGCGCGGGGATGGCTCGCCCGTGCTCGATTACCCGGTCACCGACTACCTGCGTGACGGCTTGCGCCGGGCCTACCGCAGCATGGCGCAAGTCCAATTCGCCGCTGGCGCCATCCAGGTAACCCCCGTGCACAGCGACGCCAGTGCCGCATCCAACCTGGAGCAGGCCCTGGCCATGATCGATACGCTGCGCCTGGAGCCCTTCCGCACGCGCCTGGGCAGCGCCCATGTGATGGGAGGCTGTGCCCTCGGCGAAGACCCGCGCCAGGCGGTGTGCGACAGCCTGGGCCGTCATCACCAGCTGGAAAACCTGTCGATTCACGACGGCTCGCTGTTCCCCACCAGCATCGGTGCCAACCCACAGCTGTCGGTGTATGCCATCAGCGCCAAGCTCAGCGAAGCGCTGGTCGCCCGCCTGGCACACAGCGCATGA